One window of the Clostridium sp. MB40-C1 genome contains the following:
- a CDS encoding electron transfer flavoprotein subunit alpha/FixB family protein, which translates to MNIADYKGVWVFAEQRDGELQKVALELLGKGREIADKLNVELTAVLLGNKIEAVAKDLLAYGADKVLYAEDEKLAHYTTDAYTRVICDLVNEKKPEVLFIGASFIGRDLGPRVAGRLSTGLTADCTALDVEEGTGHLMMTRPAFGGNLMATIMCTENRPQMSTVRPGVFDKLAKDESKVDAAKIEKVAANLKEEDLRIKVLEAVKELKEVADISEAEVIVAGGRGMGNEENFKLLEELAHELGGVVAGSRAAIDNGWLDHALQVGQTGKTVRPKVYVACGISGAIQHLAGMQDSDYIIAINRDADAAIMKVADLGIVGDVAKVVPELIAQVKSYK; encoded by the coding sequence ATGAATATAGCAGATTACAAAGGCGTTTGGGTTTTTGCTGAACAAAGAGATGGAGAATTACAAAAAGTAGCTTTAGAATTATTAGGAAAAGGTAGAGAAATTGCAGATAAATTAAACGTTGAATTAACTGCAGTTTTACTTGGAAATAAAATAGAAGCAGTAGCTAAAGATTTATTAGCATATGGAGCAGATAAAGTTTTATATGCAGAAGATGAAAAATTAGCTCACTATACAACTGATGCATACACAAGAGTAATTTGTGATTTAGTAAATGAAAAGAAACCAGAAGTTCTATTCATAGGAGCATCATTCATAGGAAGAGACTTAGGTCCAAGAGTAGCTGGAAGACTTTCAACAGGATTAACAGCTGACTGTACAGCTTTAGATGTAGAAGAAGGAACAGGTCATTTAATGATGACAAGACCAGCATTTGGTGGAAACTTAATGGCTACAATCATGTGTACAGAAAACAGACCACAAATGTCAACAGTAAGACCAGGTGTATTTGATAAATTAGCAAAAGATGAATCAAAAGTAGATGCAGCTAAAATAGAAAAAGTAGCAGCTAACTTAAAAGAAGAAGATTTAAGAATAAAAGTATTAGAAGCAGTAAAAGAACTTAAAGAAGTAGCTGACATCAGCGAAGCAGAAGTAATAGTAGCTGGTGGAAGAGGTATGGGAAATGAAGAAAACTTCAAACTTTTAGAAGAACTTGCTCACGAATTAGGTGGAGTTGTAGCAGGATCAAGAGCAGCTATAGATAATGGTTGGTTAGATCATGCATTACAAGTTGGACAAACTGGTAAAACAGTAAGACCTAAAGTGTATGTTGCATGCGGAATATCTGGAGCAATCCAACACTTAGCTGGAATGCAAGATAGTGATTATATAATCGCTATCAATAGAGATGCTGATGCAGCTATAATGAAAGTTGCTGATTTAGGAATAGTTGGCGATGTAGCTAAAGTAGTTCCTGAATTAATAGCTCAAGTTAAATCATATAAATAG
- a CDS encoding helix-turn-helix transcriptional regulator, with translation MKNIIKDLRKEKNITQEELGKLCEVSRQTIISLENGKYNPSINLAHKIAVIFNSKIEDVFIFEEE, from the coding sequence ATGAAGAATATCATAAAAGATTTGAGAAAAGAAAAAAACATAACTCAAGAAGAATTAGGAAAATTATGTGAAGTAAGTAGACAGACAATAATATCACTAGAAAACGGAAAATATAATCCATCTATAAATCTTGCTCACAAAATAGCAGTTATATTTAATAGTAAAATAGAAGATGTATTTATATTTGAGGAGGAATAA
- a CDS encoding LysM peptidoglycan-binding domain-containing protein produces the protein MKKNKLCAIFTTLFLLGTTYTARAAVINYTVKSGDTLWKISQSYNTTVSKITSLNNLSSSGYIYPGQVLKIEDSSTTNYTPYKVISGDTLWKISIKYNTTVNDIIKLNNLTSSCIYIGQVLNIPIKTSQPTPTPSVQTTNYKVVAGDTVWGVAQKFNTSMDAIVKSNMLALDILMPGQILTIPLNSTQIVKPIGITMMKSRVNNNYGDIYTWENARRLFTVGQKGTLKDLKTGISFNIKYYGGSNHSDIVPLTTDDSSKMKQLFPTWSWSYMRPMILTFNQGGTNYQLAVSLTGMPHSTTDMYQTNGINGHFDLYFYNSTSHVSNELSPTHQKNILIANGQ, from the coding sequence ATGAAAAAAAATAAACTATGTGCCATTTTTACAACATTATTTTTATTAGGTACAACTTATACAGCAAGGGCCGCTGTAATAAATTACACAGTTAAAAGCGGAGATACTCTTTGGAAAATTTCTCAGTCTTATAATACTACCGTATCTAAAATAACATCTTTAAACAACCTAAGCTCATCAGGTTACATTTACCCTGGACAAGTTTTAAAAATTGAAGACAGTAGCACCACAAACTATACACCCTATAAAGTAATTTCTGGGGATACTCTTTGGAAAATCTCTATTAAATATAATACTACAGTAAACGATATCATAAAATTAAATAATTTAACTAGTTCATGTATTTATATTGGACAAGTATTAAATATACCTATAAAAACCTCACAACCAACCCCAACTCCATCTGTTCAAACCACTAATTACAAAGTCGTTGCTGGTGATACAGTTTGGGGAGTTGCTCAAAAATTTAATACTTCTATGGATGCAATAGTTAAGAGTAATATGTTAGCTTTAGACATATTAATGCCTGGACAAATTTTAACTATTCCTCTAAATTCTACTCAAATAGTAAAACCTATTGGTATAACTATGATGAAATCGAGAGTAAATAATAATTATGGTGACATATATACTTGGGAAAATGCTAGAAGATTATTTACTGTTGGTCAAAAAGGAACTCTAAAAGACTTAAAAACTGGAATAAGTTTCAATATAAAATACTATGGTGGCTCTAATCATTCCGATATAGTTCCCTTAACAACGGATGATAGCTCTAAAATGAAACAATTATTTCCTACATGGTCATGGAGTTATATGCGCCCTATGATACTTACTTTCAACCAAGGAGGAACTAACTATCAACTTGCAGTAAGTCTAACAGGAATGCCTCACTCTACCACAGACATGTATCAAACTAATGGAATAAATGGTCATTTTGATTTATATTTTTATAATAGTACAAGTCATGTTTCTAATGAACTTTCACCAACTCATCAAAAAAATATTTTAATAGCAAACGGACAATAG
- a CDS encoding ferritin family protein, producing the protein METLKCVICGMSINDNNYKINNSAFIHGNDDNYIRYCPFCGVDEIYLKEDGKAYNVELTLLDTNTIKILDHAMKLEVFNGDFYVEASKLVKDEVLKKRFSDLSKIEYMHANIHKRLGSFRELPQLNKPDYTRYTTDKEFLKIAKKREEHAVEFYNKYSKQVNSTIVEKVLKALSKVENEHIILVDAK; encoded by the coding sequence GTGGAAACATTAAAATGCGTTATTTGTGGAATGAGTATAAATGATAATAATTATAAGATTAATAATAGTGCATTTATCCATGGGAATGATGATAATTATATAAGGTATTGCCCGTTTTGTGGAGTAGATGAGATTTATCTTAAAGAAGATGGAAAAGCGTATAATGTGGAATTAACTTTGCTTGATACTAATACAATAAAAATACTTGATCATGCTATGAAACTTGAAGTGTTTAATGGAGATTTTTATGTAGAAGCTTCAAAGTTAGTGAAAGATGAGGTCTTGAAAAAAAGATTTTCGGATTTAAGTAAAATAGAATATATGCATGCTAATATACACAAAAGATTAGGTAGTTTTAGGGAGTTGCCACAGCTTAATAAGCCTGATTATACAAGATATACTACAGATAAAGAGTTTTTAAAAATTGCTAAAAAAAGAGAAGAGCATGCTGTAGAGTTTTATAATAAATATTCAAAACAAGTCAATAGTACAATAGTAGAGAAAGTGTTAAAAGCTTTATCTAAAGTAGAGAATGAACACATAATTCTTGTAGATGCTAAATAA
- a CDS encoding electron transfer flavoprotein subunit beta/FixA family protein codes for MKIVVCLKQVPDTNEVKIDPVTGTLIREGVPSIINPDDKNALEEALKIKDEKGAHVTVISMGPPQAEAALREAIAMGADEAILISDRAFAGADTLATSHALAGALKKLEYDVIFAGRQAIDGDTAQVGPEIAEHLGLPQVTYVEDVTVEGDSLKVRRALEDGYEMLEVKMPCLLTAIDSLNEPRYMSMKNIFTTFEKEVKVWSADDIDVDKALLGLKGSPTKVKRSMTKEAKGKGEIINVSAKEAAVFAASKLKEKHYI; via the coding sequence ATGAAAATAGTTGTTTGCTTAAAGCAAGTTCCAGATACAAACGAAGTTAAAATAGATCCAGTTACAGGAACACTTATAAGAGAAGGAGTTCCATCAATCATCAACCCAGATGATAAAAACGCTTTAGAAGAAGCATTAAAAATAAAAGATGAAAAAGGCGCTCATGTAACAGTAATAAGCATGGGACCTCCACAAGCAGAAGCTGCATTAAGAGAAGCAATAGCTATGGGTGCAGATGAAGCTATATTAATATCTGATAGAGCATTTGCAGGAGCAGATACATTAGCAACTTCTCATGCTTTAGCAGGAGCATTAAAGAAATTAGAATACGATGTAATCTTCGCTGGAAGACAAGCTATCGATGGAGATACTGCACAAGTTGGACCAGAAATAGCTGAACATTTAGGACTTCCACAAGTAACTTATGTAGAAGACGTTACTGTTGAAGGAGATTCTCTAAAAGTAAGAAGAGCATTAGAAGACGGATATGAAATGTTAGAAGTAAAAATGCCATGTCTTTTAACTGCAATAGATTCATTAAATGAACCAAGATACATGAGCATGAAAAATATCTTCACAACATTCGAAAAAGAAGTTAAAGTATGGAGTGCAGATGATATAGATGTAGATAAAGCACTTTTAGGATTAAAAGGATCACCTACAAAAGTTAAGAGATCAATGACTAAAGAAGCAAAAGGTAAAGGTGAAATTATCAACGTATCAGCTAAAGAAGCAGCAGTATTCGCAGCTTCAAAATTAAAAGAAAAACACTACATTTAA
- a CDS encoding dicarboxylate/amino acid:cation symporter, with amino-acid sequence MEKKDKGILYNLGFWIIISMLLGIIIGAFMGKKASIFAPIGDIFMQLIKMVVVPLVAASIITGAASIGNSKSAGKMGIITFTYYLATTAVAVSLGLLLGELFKPGLGIDKTTISSMFSLEYANKGSLPGLWETIKGIIPVNPFGALAEGNNILSILFFSLFFGFGISSLKGENKKIVVGFFAGVTDALVFVITKVMYIAPIGVFALMADATGNFGYKVLALLIKLLIVYIIALLIHAYGVYGSLIKLLGKSSPVKFFKKIYKAQLFAFSTASSIGTLPINKEICEEELGVSNEITSFVLPLGATINMDGNAIYYALAACFFAQLFGIDLGVHQYIAIIFTATIGSIGQAGVPGPSLLIVAVLIAAGIPVEGLPLLFGVDRIFDMLRTAVNITGDASCAVIIDGLLKNDSSNKNI; translated from the coding sequence TTGGAAAAGAAAGATAAAGGTATTTTGTATAATTTAGGATTTTGGATTATTATATCCATGCTATTAGGTATCATAATTGGTGCCTTTATGGGCAAAAAAGCTTCTATATTTGCTCCCATTGGAGATATATTCATGCAACTTATAAAAATGGTAGTAGTTCCTTTAGTTGCAGCTTCTATAATAACTGGAGCAGCTTCTATAGGCAACTCTAAATCTGCAGGTAAAATGGGAATAATAACTTTTACTTATTACTTAGCAACTACTGCAGTAGCAGTATCTCTAGGTTTATTATTAGGAGAATTATTTAAGCCAGGACTTGGTATAGACAAAACTACTATTTCATCTATGTTTTCTCTTGAATATGCAAATAAAGGTTCCCTACCAGGTCTTTGGGAAACTATCAAAGGAATAATACCAGTAAATCCATTTGGAGCTTTAGCTGAAGGAAATAATATTCTTTCAATATTATTTTTTAGTTTATTTTTTGGTTTTGGTATTTCATCTTTAAAAGGAGAAAATAAAAAAATTGTAGTTGGATTTTTCGCTGGTGTAACCGATGCTCTTGTTTTTGTAATTACTAAAGTTATGTATATAGCTCCAATAGGTGTATTTGCCTTAATGGCTGATGCTACAGGAAATTTTGGATACAAGGTTCTTGCATTACTTATTAAACTTTTAATTGTTTATATTATAGCTCTACTTATTCATGCTTACGGAGTATATGGATCTTTAATTAAATTATTAGGTAAAAGTTCTCCAGTTAAATTCTTTAAAAAAATTTATAAAGCTCAGCTCTTTGCATTTTCAACAGCTTCTTCAATTGGAACTCTTCCAATTAATAAAGAAATATGTGAAGAAGAACTTGGAGTTTCAAATGAGATAACTTCCTTTGTGCTTCCTTTAGGTGCAACTATTAATATGGATGGAAATGCTATATATTATGCCTTAGCTGCATGTTTTTTTGCACAATTATTTGGTATTGATTTAGGTGTTCATCAATATATAGCAATAATATTTACAGCTACTATAGGTTCTATAGGACAAGCAGGTGTTCCAGGCCCTTCTTTATTAATTGTAGCAGTCTTAATAGCCGCAGGTATTCCAGTTGAAGGACTTCCTCTATTATTTGGAGTAGATAGAATCTTTGATATGCTTAGAACTGCTGTAAATATAACAGGAGATGCATCTTGCGCTGTTATAATAGATGGGTTGTTAAAAAATGATTCTTCTAATAAAAATATTTAA
- a CDS encoding acyl-CoA dehydrogenase, which produces MNFQFTKEQELVKQMVSEFAENEVKPIAAEVDANHRFPMENVEKMAQYGLFGIPFSAEYEGAGGDYLSYILAVEELSKKCATTGVILSAHVSLCASVIDQFGNPEQKKKYLPDLCSGRKLGAFGLTEPNAGTDAAGQQTVAVKDGDNYILNGQKIFITNGAYAETFIVFAMTDKSKGTKGITAFIVEKDFPGFSIGKVEDKLGICGSSTTELIFEDCVVPAENMLGKEGRGFGIAMKTLDGGRIGIASQALGIAGGALEEAVAYMKERKQFGKQLFKFQGLAWMAADCKARLEAARYLVYKAADNKGKGLPYTVEAATAKLFAADTAMFVTTQCVQMLGGYGFTKDYPLERMMRDAKITEIYEGTSQVQKMVISGDMFR; this is translated from the coding sequence ATGAATTTTCAATTCACTAAAGAACAAGAATTAGTAAAGCAAATGGTAAGCGAATTTGCTGAAAATGAAGTTAAACCAATAGCAGCAGAAGTAGATGCAAATCACAGATTCCCAATGGAAAATGTTGAAAAAATGGCTCAATACGGATTGTTTGGTATACCTTTTTCAGCAGAATATGAAGGAGCAGGTGGAGACTACCTTTCATATATATTAGCTGTTGAAGAATTATCTAAAAAATGTGCAACTACAGGTGTTATCCTTTCAGCACACGTTTCACTTTGTGCTTCAGTAATAGATCAATTCGGTAACCCAGAACAAAAGAAAAAATACCTTCCAGATTTATGTTCTGGTAGAAAATTAGGAGCTTTTGGTTTAACTGAACCAAATGCAGGAACAGATGCTGCAGGACAACAAACTGTAGCTGTTAAAGATGGAGATAACTATATATTAAACGGACAAAAAATATTTATCACTAATGGTGCTTATGCTGAAACTTTCATAGTATTTGCTATGACTGACAAGAGCAAAGGTACTAAAGGAATAACAGCTTTCATAGTTGAAAAAGACTTCCCAGGATTCTCAATAGGAAAAGTTGAAGATAAATTAGGAATATGTGGTTCATCAACTACTGAACTTATATTTGAAGACTGCGTAGTACCAGCAGAAAACATGCTTGGAAAAGAAGGAAGAGGTTTTGGTATAGCAATGAAAACTCTTGATGGAGGAAGAATTGGTATAGCATCTCAAGCATTAGGAATAGCTGGTGGAGCTTTAGAAGAAGCAGTAGCTTATATGAAAGAAAGAAAACAATTCGGAAAACAATTATTTAAATTCCAAGGATTAGCGTGGATGGCTGCAGATTGCAAGGCTAGATTAGAAGCTGCTAGATACTTAGTATATAAAGCTGCTGATAATAAAGGAAAAGGACTTCCATATACAGTAGAAGCTGCTACAGCTAAATTATTTGCTGCAGATACAGCTATGTTTGTAACAACTCAATGTGTTCAAATGTTAGGTGGATACGGATTCACTAAGGATTATCCATTAGAAAGAATGATGAGAGATGCTAAGATAACTGAAATTTACGAAGGAACTTCTCAAGTTCAAAAGATGGTTATTTCAGGAGACATGTTCAGATAG
- a CDS encoding ABC-F family ATP-binding cassette domain-containing protein — MNLITLENISKSYGEKVLIKDISLIINENEKIGLIGINGTGKSTLLKILAGIEGYDEGNITQISNFRVEYLPQNVEFDENSKIIDEIFKGNSKVMSVLRDYEIITKKIENNSNNINLQRELLNINEKMDALNAWEAERQAKTILTQLGIKDFNTKIGELSGGQKKRIALVGALITECDLLILDEPTNHLDNESVKWLEEYLNNRKGALIMITHDRYFLDRVTNRILELHNGNIYSYKGNYSIFLEAKAEREIQNEASEIKRQNLLRRELAWIRRGAKARSTKQKARIDRFNDLSSQETERKSEKVDISVSSSRLGKKVINLNNISKIFEGKKIIDDFSFIFKKEDRVGIIGSNGIGKSTLLNIITNRISTDYGTVDIGETVRIGYFSQEYNHIDENMRAIEYIREGAEFIKNQEGISVSASKMMERFLFIPELQWTQISRLSGGEKRRLHLLRVLMEAPNVLILDEPTNDLDIETLNVLEEYLEEFNGTVIVVSHDRYFLDKVSNEIIAFKGNGVIEKFTGNYTDYIEYVERCSINEDADNKVEKKEKYDKEDKKEKPSRPLKFSYKEKREYENIEEWIEEAEMELEEIQQKIDSSQSDYVLLQELLQNQKEVEEKLDFLMDRWTYLTELAEKIENQ, encoded by the coding sequence GTGAATTTGATTACATTAGAAAATATAAGCAAAAGCTATGGTGAAAAAGTACTTATAAAGGATATATCACTTATTATTAATGAAAATGAAAAGATAGGGCTTATAGGTATAAATGGAACTGGTAAATCTACTCTTTTAAAAATTTTAGCAGGTATAGAGGGGTATGATGAGGGGAATATAACTCAAATTAGTAATTTTAGAGTAGAATATCTCCCTCAAAATGTAGAATTTGATGAGAACAGCAAAATTATTGATGAGATATTTAAGGGAAATTCAAAAGTAATGAGTGTTCTTAGAGATTATGAAATTATAACAAAAAAAATAGAAAATAATTCCAATAATATAAATCTTCAAAGGGAACTTTTAAATATAAATGAAAAAATGGATGCACTAAATGCGTGGGAAGCGGAAAGACAAGCAAAAACAATTCTTACTCAACTTGGAATAAAGGATTTTAATACTAAGATTGGAGAATTGTCAGGAGGTCAAAAAAAGAGGATTGCATTAGTAGGTGCACTTATAACTGAATGTGATCTTTTGATTTTAGATGAGCCTACTAACCATTTAGATAATGAGAGTGTAAAATGGCTTGAGGAATATTTAAATAATAGAAAAGGAGCTCTAATTATGATTACCCATGATAGGTATTTCTTGGATAGGGTAACAAATAGAATATTAGAGCTTCACAATGGTAATATATATAGCTACAAAGGGAACTACAGTATATTTTTAGAAGCTAAAGCTGAAAGAGAAATTCAAAATGAAGCTTCAGAAATAAAAAGGCAAAATTTATTAAGGCGTGAACTTGCGTGGATAAGAAGAGGAGCAAAAGCCAGGAGTACAAAACAGAAAGCAAGAATAGATAGGTTCAATGATTTGTCATCTCAAGAAACTGAAAGAAAAAGTGAGAAAGTAGACATATCAGTTAGTAGTAGTAGATTAGGAAAGAAGGTCATAAATTTAAATAATATAAGTAAAATTTTTGAAGGTAAAAAGATAATAGATGATTTTAGTTTCATATTTAAAAAGGAAGATAGAGTTGGAATTATAGGTTCAAATGGAATTGGTAAATCTACACTTTTAAATATAATTACAAATAGAATAAGTACAGATTATGGAACAGTTGATATAGGTGAAACTGTAAGAATAGGATATTTTTCGCAAGAATATAATCATATAGACGAGAATATGAGAGCTATAGAGTATATAAGAGAAGGGGCAGAGTTTATAAAAAATCAAGAAGGTATATCTGTAAGTGCTTCTAAGATGATGGAAAGATTTTTATTTATTCCGGAACTTCAATGGACACAAATTTCTAGATTGTCTGGTGGAGAAAAGAGAAGATTGCATCTTTTGAGAGTTCTTATGGAAGCGCCTAATGTTCTTATATTAGATGAGCCTACTAATGATTTAGATATAGAAACATTAAATGTTTTAGAAGAATATTTAGAAGAATTTAATGGAACAGTAATAGTTGTTTCGCATGATAGGTATTTCCTGGATAAGGTGTCTAACGAAATAATAGCTTTTAAAGGAAATGGAGTAATAGAAAAATTTACTGGAAATTATACAGATTACATTGAATATGTAGAGAGATGTTCTATAAATGAAGATGCAGATAATAAAGTAGAAAAAAAAGAAAAATATGATAAAGAAGATAAAAAGGAAAAGCCTAGTAGACCTTTAAAATTTTCATATAAAGAAAAGAGAGAATATGAAAATATTGAGGAATGGATAGAAGAAGCTGAGATGGAGTTAGAAGAAATTCAACAAAAAATCGATTCTTCACAAAGTGATTATGTTTTACTTCAAGAGCTTTTGCAAAATCAAAAAGAAGTAGAAGAAAAATTAGATTTTCTTATGGATAGATGGACATATTTAACTGAACTAGCAGAAAAAATCGAAAATCAATAG
- a CDS encoding GntP family permease produces MVGVIGVILSLLLLMYLAYKGITVLILAPILALFATVMSEGASAHIMATYTEIFMKNFAGYCKSYFPIFLLGAIFGKLMDDSGAAKSIAHTIANKLGKDKAILAVVLSCGVLTYGGVSLFVVAFAVFPIATQLFKAADIPKRLIPGSIALGSFTFTMTALPGTPQIQNAIPMPFFGTDAYAAPVLGIVAGILMCGGGVAWLTYRAKKAAAAGEGYGDHPDEAVNDVDVSNLPNFWLSIIPILIVLVLNYVLGKMYFTSVDTSYLKDFGTELGKVKGIWSLIVSLIIGILFTLVTNRSRLKSAMKSVNQGAIGSLLAITNTSSEVGYGNVIQTLAAFGIIQTFILGISSNPLISEAISVNVLAGVTGSASGGMSIALGALAKQYIQMAQANGINPQVLHRIATLACGGFDSLPHNGAVITLLGICGATHKESYKDIGMCSVVIPICTLVVILILASMGVV; encoded by the coding sequence ATGGTAGGAGTTATTGGAGTTATTTTATCACTTTTACTATTAATGTACCTTGCTTATAAAGGTATAACAGTACTTATACTAGCACCTATTTTAGCATTGTTTGCTACAGTTATGAGTGAAGGAGCTAGCGCTCATATAATGGCAACTTACACAGAAATATTTATGAAAAACTTTGCGGGATATTGCAAATCATATTTCCCTATATTCTTATTGGGAGCAATATTTGGTAAGTTAATGGATGATTCAGGAGCAGCAAAATCTATTGCTCATACAATTGCAAATAAATTAGGAAAAGATAAAGCTATCTTAGCAGTTGTATTATCCTGTGGTGTGTTAACATATGGAGGAGTATCATTATTCGTTGTTGCCTTTGCGGTATTCCCTATAGCAACTCAATTATTTAAAGCAGCAGATATACCAAAAAGATTGATTCCAGGATCTATAGCTTTAGGTTCATTTACATTTACAATGACAGCACTTCCAGGAACACCTCAAATACAAAATGCTATACCAATGCCTTTCTTTGGAACAGATGCATATGCAGCACCAGTTTTAGGTATTGTAGCAGGTATACTTATGTGTGGTGGAGGAGTTGCTTGGCTAACATACAGAGCTAAAAAAGCAGCAGCTGCAGGAGAGGGATATGGAGATCATCCTGATGAAGCTGTAAATGATGTAGATGTTAGTAATCTTCCAAACTTTTGGTTATCAATAATACCTATACTTATAGTTTTAGTGCTTAACTATGTTTTAGGAAAAATGTATTTTACTTCAGTAGATACATCATATTTAAAAGATTTCGGAACAGAGTTAGGAAAAGTAAAAGGTATTTGGAGTTTAATTGTTTCATTAATTATTGGAATATTATTTACTTTAGTTACTAATAGAAGCAGATTAAAGAGTGCTATGAAATCAGTTAACCAAGGAGCTATTGGTTCACTTTTAGCAATTACAAATACATCTTCAGAAGTTGGATACGGAAATGTTATTCAAACACTTGCAGCATTTGGCATTATTCAAACATTTATTCTTGGAATATCAAGTAACCCATTAATATCAGAAGCAATATCAGTTAATGTACTTGCTGGTGTAACAGGTTCAGCATCAGGCGGTATGAGTATAGCGCTTGGGGCACTTGCAAAACAATATATACAAATGGCTCAAGCAAATGGAATTAATCCACAAGTTCTTCATAGAATTGCAACTTTAGCATGTGGTGGATTTGACTCATTACCACATAATGGAGCAGTTATAACATTATTGGGAATATGTGGAGCTACACATAAAGAATCTTATAAAGATATAGGTATGTGTTCAGTTGTAATTCCAATTTGTACTCTTGTAGTGATATTAATACTTGCAAGTATGGGAGTAGTTTAG
- a CDS encoding type I phosphomannose isomerase catalytic subunit, with amino-acid sequence MKKYIYKLSPFFKETIWGWEKWVLSCHENGHSFIENGEESGKKIINVIENKNKFPILVKVIKADSVLSVQVHPDDIYAQRYENSSGKTECWYILEAKENASLILGIKKGLNKNELYKIVKEGNLENYLQEINVSSGDFIYIPSGTIHSIKGGIKLIEVQQNSDITYRLYDWGRGRKEHLNKALDVIDYEGKNKGGKIDNFKVIETPYFKIKKIDIKNEYKDFSRYKFHSYVVVQGSGIIECEENVVELNCEDAVYIPKEISYVIKGKMTLLKIIT; translated from the coding sequence ATGAAAAAATATATTTATAAGCTATCACCATTTTTTAAAGAAACCATTTGGGGATGGGAAAAATGGGTTCTTTCATGTCACGAAAACGGACATTCATTTATTGAAAATGGAGAAGAAAGTGGCAAAAAAATAATAAATGTTATAGAAAATAAAAATAAATTTCCTATACTAGTTAAAGTAATAAAAGCAGATTCAGTATTATCGGTGCAAGTACATCCTGATGATATTTATGCACAAAGGTATGAAAATAGCAGTGGAAAAACAGAATGTTGGTATATACTAGAGGCTAAAGAGAATGCTTCACTGATTTTAGGTATAAAAAAAGGATTAAATAAGAATGAACTTTATAAAATTGTAAAGGAAGGTAATCTTGAAAATTATCTTCAAGAGATAAATGTAAGTAGCGGAGACTTTATATATATTCCATCAGGGACTATTCATTCTATAAAGGGAGGAATAAAGTTAATAGAAGTACAACAAAATAGTGATATTACTTATCGATTATATGATTGGGGGAGGGGTAGAAAGGAGCACTTAAATAAGGCACTAGATGTAATAGACTATGAGGGGAAAAATAAAGGTGGCAAAATAGATAATTTCAAAGTTATAGAAACTCCTTATTTTAAGATAAAAAAAATTGACATAAAGAACGAATATAAAGATTTTTCAAGATATAAATTTCATTCATATGTAGTTGTACAGGGAAGTGGAATTATAGAATGTGAGGAGAATGTTGTAGAACTAAATTGTGAAGATGCTGTTTATATACCTAAGGAAATATCATATGTAATTAAAGGGAAAATGACACTTCTAAAAATTATAACTTAA